One segment of Thermococcus alcaliphilus DNA contains the following:
- a CDS encoding monovalent cation/H+ antiporter complex subunit F, translating to MTPESLFMGAMILLFLSATLTMIRMLIGPTIPDRVVALDALTTTTAGAMVLYGVITEQAVIIDVALVYAVLSYIATLYIARYLVKKRVGLA from the coding sequence ATGACGCCTGAAAGTTTGTTTATGGGGGCAATGATACTGCTCTTCCTTTCAGCCACATTAACGATGATAAGAATGCTAATCGGACCAACAATTCCTGACAGGGTTGTGGCATTGGATGCCTTAACAACCACGACTGCCGGTGCTATGGTTCTATATGGAGTAATTACGGAGCAAGCGGTGATTATCGATGTTGCACTTGTCTATGCGGTCCTTAGCTATATCGCAACTCTGTATATAGCGAGGTACTTAGTAAAGAAGAGGGTGGGATTGGCATGA
- a CDS encoding Na+/H+ antiporter subunit E: protein MPFTTSFLWSLIVYLILTAGSGSVLLWSPAELVAGIIIAALIGYATRNIMDERLDYFFNPKRWVLFLIYAVGPFFYAMARANLDVAYRVITGKIRPGIVKISPGLTKDESRTLLANSITLTPGTFTLEIDDEGNLYVHWINVPPGKEKPTPEELCGYLPKWARRIAE from the coding sequence ATGCCCTTTACGACATCTTTCCTATGGTCGTTGATTGTGTACCTGATCTTAACAGCAGGTTCCGGTAGTGTTTTACTATGGAGCCCGGCAGAGCTAGTGGCGGGAATTATAATAGCAGCTCTCATAGGTTATGCAACGAGAAACATAATGGACGAAAGACTTGATTATTTCTTTAATCCAAAACGATGGGTGCTTTTCCTGATTTATGCAGTAGGGCCGTTCTTTTATGCCATGGCAAGGGCAAACCTTGACGTTGCTTACAGAGTTATAACAGGAAAGATAAGGCCAGGAATAGTGAAAATATCCCCGGGATTAACTAAAGATGAAAGCAGGACTCTTCTTGCAAATTCAATAACCCTCACTCCTGGAACATTTACTTTGGAAATTGACGATGAAGGGAACCTATACGTGCACTGGATTAACGTTCCGCCTGGAAAAGAAAAGCCAACTCCCGAAGAACTTTGTGGATACTTACCAAAATGGGCAAGGAGGATTGCGGAATGA
- a CDS encoding 4Fe-4S binding protein, whose amino-acid sequence MKIPPTLSVVLSNLFKKPATNPFPQSDPVPTPEGFRGKLIYHVDKCIGCKLCITVCPAGVFEYVPELKKVTLWLGRCVFCQQCVDVCPVNALEMSNEFLLATYDKYDDNLRWLKNEEIEEMLAKQGGKTKKYRIIAEKCKGCTLCARNCPQNAIEGAPGKVHKIDPNKCVGCGICATVCRFGAIEEYEE is encoded by the coding sequence ATGAAGATTCCCCCAACTCTCTCCGTAGTTTTAAGCAACCTCTTCAAAAAGCCTGCAACAAACCCATTTCCTCAAAGTGATCCAGTTCCAACTCCAGAGGGATTTAGGGGGAAACTAATTTATCACGTGGATAAGTGTATAGGCTGTAAGCTCTGTATTACAGTTTGCCCAGCAGGAGTGTTTGAATATGTGCCAGAGCTCAAAAAGGTGACCCTCTGGCTAGGAAGATGTGTCTTTTGCCAGCAGTGTGTCGACGTTTGTCCGGTAAATGCACTAGAGATGAGCAATGAGTTTCTCTTGGCTACTTACGATAAATACGACGATAACCTCAGATGGCTTAAAAATGAGGAAATTGAAGAAATGCTTGCCAAACAGGGAGGAAAAACAAAGAAGTATCGCATAATTGCAGAGAAATGTAAGGGATGTACACTATGTGCCAGAAACTGTCCTCAAAATGCTATTGAAGGAGCACCTGGGAAAGTGCATAAAATTGATCCAAATAAATGTGTTGGATGCGGAATATGTGCAACGGTATGTCGCTTTGGTGCAATAGAAGAATACGAAGAGTGA
- a CDS encoding respiratory chain complex I subunit 1 family protein encodes MTIVYLTLGLIAIYLYVSSASLLWEGIDRKLVARMQRRMGPPILQPFYDFLKLVSKESIIPRDANKLFEIAPVLALASSIALLAYTPLGFEPLLATKGDVIVFIYLLGLIAFIRVIGAVSSGSPYAQIGAQREIIMLASREVPMMLGLFAILWRLSKLGVEKPFSLGTFYQYNIWEIGTPLTIVGTFVLLIVFLLWLASEIEVGYFNIPEAETEVAEGPMAEYSGRHLALFKLSNALKEFASASLVVAIFFPWGISGYIGLTGIAAMVLDLVFHTLKVFAVLFVSMSVFRAITGRLRITQAVGMFWSRILPMSLIGVLLLVIDVLGVIA; translated from the coding sequence ATGACCATCGTTTATTTAACTTTGGGGCTAATAGCGATTTACCTTTACGTCTCCTCTGCTTCTCTCCTTTGGGAAGGAATAGATAGAAAGCTCGTTGCGAGAATGCAGAGAAGAATGGGTCCTCCTATACTCCAACCGTTTTATGACTTCCTAAAACTGGTGAGTAAAGAGTCCATAATCCCAAGAGACGCCAATAAACTCTTTGAAATCGCTCCGGTATTAGCTTTAGCATCTTCAATAGCCCTATTGGCTTACACTCCTCTTGGATTTGAGCCACTCTTAGCAACAAAGGGTGATGTAATAGTTTTCATTTATCTACTTGGTCTCATAGCTTTCATAAGAGTAATCGGTGCCGTTAGCTCAGGCTCTCCATATGCACAAATAGGGGCTCAGAGAGAGATAATTATGCTTGCTTCCAGGGAAGTGCCTATGATGTTAGGACTCTTTGCAATACTCTGGCGCTTAAGCAAGCTCGGAGTTGAAAAACCCTTTAGCCTGGGAACATTTTATCAGTACAACATCTGGGAAATTGGCACTCCTTTGACGATCGTTGGTACATTTGTTCTCCTTATAGTGTTCTTGCTCTGGCTTGCAAGTGAGATTGAAGTTGGTTACTTCAACATTCCGGAGGCAGAAACGGAAGTAGCAGAAGGGCCCATGGCCGAATACAGCGGAAGACATTTAGCATTATTTAAGCTAAGCAATGCTCTAAAAGAATTCGCGAGTGCTAGTTTAGTTGTGGCTATCTTTTTCCCATGGGGTATAAGCGGGTACATCGGTTTAACCGGTATTGCAGCAATGGTTCTTGACTTAGTATTCCATACGCTTAAAGTTTTTGCAGTGCTTTTTGTTAGTATGAGCGTATTTAGAGCTATAACCGGAAGACTCAGGATTACACAGGCAGTTGGCATGTTTTGGAGCAGGATACTTCCAATGAGTCTAATAGGCGTATTGTTGTTGGTCATAGACGTTCTGGGGGTGATTGCATGA
- a CDS encoding nickel-dependent hydrogenase large subunit, with product MENRVEYWVKIPIGPIHPALEEPEKFIITLDGERIVNVDVKLGYNLRGVEWIGMRRNYIQILYLAERMCGICSFSHNYTYSRAVEEMAGIEVPERAEYIRVIIGELERIHSHLLNLGVVGHAIGYDTVLHLSWLARERVMDLLEAIGGNRVNYAMNTIGGVRRDIEDKHKRAILEMIKYYREEVMPKIEEIFLYDPTVEARLRDAGVIPKRVAIEYSAQGPTARGSGVEKDVRYNEQLGVYPDLGVKPITPKEFTGVIKGDVFDRMVVRVGELWQSMGLIERALDQMPEGKIKAFPKDNVTLIRLKKAEGEGIGRYEAPRGELIHYVMANPGSEIPERWKMREPTFPNLFAVARALVGEQLADVPVAIASIDPCLSCTDRVAVIDAKTGKKKVLTEKDLLKASIEKTREINPNIKAKPEPVGGSCGGVRL from the coding sequence ATGGAGAATAGAGTTGAATATTGGGTTAAAATCCCAATTGGTCCTATTCACCCAGCACTTGAAGAACCTGAAAAGTTCATCATTACCCTTGATGGAGAAAGAATAGTAAATGTTGATGTAAAGCTTGGATACAACTTGAGAGGCGTAGAATGGATTGGCATGAGAAGGAATTACATCCAGATACTTTACCTTGCTGAAAGAATGTGTGGGATATGTTCTTTTTCTCACAACTATACGTATTCTAGAGCAGTCGAAGAAATGGCGGGGATAGAGGTACCAGAGAGAGCCGAGTACATAAGGGTGATAATAGGAGAATTGGAAAGAATCCACTCTCATTTGCTCAATCTTGGAGTTGTAGGGCACGCTATAGGCTATGACACTGTCCTTCACCTAAGCTGGCTTGCCAGGGAGAGGGTTATGGATCTCCTAGAGGCAATAGGGGGGAACAGGGTAAACTATGCTATGAACACAATTGGAGGCGTGAGGAGGGATATAGAGGATAAGCACAAAAGGGCGATTCTGGAGATGATAAAATACTACCGCGAAGAAGTCATGCCAAAGATTGAGGAAATATTCCTCTATGATCCAACTGTTGAAGCTAGACTTAGGGATGCAGGAGTCATACCCAAAAGGGTAGCCATTGAGTACAGCGCTCAAGGTCCAACAGCAAGGGGGAGTGGCGTTGAGAAGGACGTTAGGTACAATGAGCAACTGGGAGTTTATCCAGATTTGGGAGTTAAACCAATAACTCCAAAGGAATTCACGGGAGTTATCAAGGGAGACGTGTTTGATAGGATGGTCGTCAGAGTTGGAGAACTTTGGCAGAGCATGGGGCTCATAGAAAGGGCTTTAGACCAAATGCCAGAAGGAAAAATAAAGGCATTTCCGAAGGATAACGTAACTTTGATCCGGCTTAAAAAAGCAGAAGGAGAGGGCATCGGTAGGTATGAGGCTCCAAGAGGGGAGCTCATTCACTATGTGATGGCCAACCCTGGAAGCGAAATTCCAGAAAGGTGGAAAATGAGAGAACCTACTTTTCCAAACCTCTTTGCAGTTGCGAGAGCACTAGTGGGAGAACAGCTTGCTGATGTGCCAGTTGCAATAGCATCAATAGATCCCTGCCTGAGCTGTACAGATAGAGTAGCCGTTATAGATGCCAAAACCGGCAAGAAAAAAGTTCTTACAGAAAAAGATCTTCTCAAGGCTTCAATTGAGAAAACAAGAGAAATTAATCCCAACATAAAGGCAAAACCAGAACCCGTTGGGGGTTCTTGTGGGGGTGTTAGGCTATGA
- a CDS encoding NADH-quinone oxidoreductase subunit C, with the protein MTPEEFLEIILTKFPNVEGEVRENKLPHPRKRVWINVERENFKDLMKLIKEIDPKAQFSIIIARDGGEYLEAKYHLELFYEQTPSISLIVGTKCPKDDPKLPTVTDVFPSALPYEREVQEFLGLFFDGIPDPRKLFLPEDFPEGVYPLRKDEKGISSEMIKNAGHPYKMKKEG; encoded by the coding sequence ATGACCCCTGAAGAGTTCTTAGAGATAATTTTAACAAAATTCCCTAATGTTGAGGGAGAAGTTCGTGAAAACAAACTTCCCCATCCAAGAAAGAGGGTTTGGATAAACGTCGAGAGAGAGAACTTCAAGGATCTTATGAAACTTATCAAGGAGATTGACCCTAAAGCACAGTTTTCCATAATAATAGCTAGAGATGGTGGAGAGTATTTAGAGGCTAAATATCATCTTGAACTATTTTACGAGCAAACTCCCAGTATCTCCCTTATAGTTGGAACTAAATGCCCCAAAGATGACCCAAAACTTCCCACTGTTACAGATGTGTTTCCGAGTGCACTCCCCTATGAGAGAGAAGTTCAAGAATTCTTGGGATTGTTCTTTGATGGGATACCCGACCCAAGAAAGCTGTTTTTACCAGAAGACTTTCCAGAGGGCGTTTATCCTTTAAGAAAAGATGAGAAAGGTATTAGCAGTGAAATGATAAAGAACGCAGGCCATCCTTACAAAATGAAAAAGGAGGGTTAA
- a CDS encoding NADH-quinone oxidoreductase subunit B family protein yields the protein MSEREILEKKISKLCKYLGRSPWVFHVNSGSCNGCDIEIIAALTPRYDAERFGVKLVGTPRHADILLVTGPITDQSLERVKLIYEQTPDPKVVVAVGACPTGGSVFFESPFTNAPLDKHIPVDVFVPGCPPRPEAILYGVVLGLEKLIKKIEGEKE from the coding sequence ATGAGTGAGAGAGAAATACTTGAGAAAAAAATTTCAAAACTTTGTAAGTATCTTGGGAGATCGCCATGGGTGTTTCACGTTAACAGTGGTTCATGCAATGGATGTGACATTGAGATAATAGCCGCTCTCACACCTAGATACGATGCGGAGAGGTTTGGGGTAAAACTTGTTGGAACACCAAGACATGCGGATATCTTGTTGGTAACTGGACCTATTACAGATCAAAGCCTTGAAAGGGTTAAATTGATATATGAACAAACTCCCGATCCAAAAGTTGTTGTTGCTGTGGGAGCATGCCCAACTGGTGGCAGCGTATTTTTTGAGAGTCCCTTTACAAATGCCCCCCTAGACAAACACATCCCTGTGGACGTTTTTGTTCCAGGATGTCCTCCCAGACCAGAGGCAATACTCTATGGTGTGGTTCTAGGATTAGAAAAGCTCATAAAAAAGATAGAAGGTGAGAAAGAATGA
- a CDS encoding hydrogenase encodes MFGYWDALYFIYAFLIGLVISYLLMKWAEKVSTGTRRAGDGTKIYISGEDQDKIIPHFEHLRGHFTGRHVMWGLIRGAHRMFLVFRREHTGLLTDYVAYLLLTVAIVLGALVIGG; translated from the coding sequence ATGTTCGGTTATTGGGATGCTCTCTATTTCATTTATGCTTTCTTAATTGGCCTGGTGATTAGCTACTTACTCATGAAATGGGCAGAAAAAGTTAGCACTGGCACTAGGAGAGCAGGAGATGGAACGAAGATATACATCAGTGGTGAGGATCAAGATAAAATTATCCCTCATTTTGAACACCTTAGAGGTCACTTTACAGGGAGACATGTAATGTGGGGTTTGATAAGAGGGGCCCACAGAATGTTTTTGGTGTTTAGAAGGGAGCACACTGGTCTTCTTACAGATTATGTTGCATACCTATTGCTCACTGTAGCAATAGTGCTTGGAGCGCTCGTCATTGGGGGGTGA
- a CDS encoding proton-conducting transporter transmembrane domain-containing protein, protein MTLPFLVILPLFGAFSMPIVSLLGKKLKEYWAVIISGATFAVAAKIFYTVWKTNEIILYTLGSDNPIGRGVNFPIRIVWEVDLFGALLALTITFVGFLAIIYSLGYMKHDTGLEKYYTLVLVLELGMLGIVVTGDIFNFYVFLEIMSIASYALVAFRNDTWEGIEAGIKYMFVGSLASSFILLGIALLYGQYGTLTMSYLAIKIAENPTLVAKVALAFLIGGLLFKSGAVPVHMWLADAHPAAPSSISAMLSGLVIKAGGVYAIARIIFSIFNPGLHTYLRTFNAPAINMDVIGWVIVFFACLTLLVGNAMAVVQTDMKRLFAFSSVGQIGYIMLGIGIGVLAYGTRAGELALAGAIYHIVNHALIKALLFLVAGVVIHEVGTKNLNELSGLAKRMPLTTFFFIIGAAAIIGLPPLNGFASKWIIYESSAMYNPILAAIAVVGTVFSLAAYTKVLFTFLGKESERVRDAKEPEKSMLLPMLILVVAIIVMGLLPWQISDKIMIPAAKMLEQLNGEYILALLKFIGGA, encoded by the coding sequence ATGACGCTCCCGTTTCTGGTTATACTTCCATTATTTGGGGCATTTTCAATGCCAATAGTTAGCTTACTTGGGAAGAAACTCAAGGAGTATTGGGCGGTTATCATCAGCGGCGCTACATTTGCAGTTGCCGCCAAAATATTTTATACGGTATGGAAGACCAATGAAATCATCCTTTATACCCTTGGAAGCGATAATCCAATTGGTCGGGGAGTGAATTTCCCGATCAGGATTGTGTGGGAAGTGGACTTATTTGGGGCACTCTTAGCCTTAACAATAACTTTTGTAGGCTTTTTGGCGATAATTTATTCTCTCGGATATATGAAGCATGACACTGGCCTAGAGAAGTACTACACGCTAGTGCTTGTTTTAGAGCTAGGAATGTTGGGAATTGTTGTTACCGGGGATATTTTCAACTTCTACGTATTTTTGGAGATAATGAGCATTGCAAGCTATGCTTTAGTTGCCTTCAGAAACGACACGTGGGAAGGAATTGAAGCAGGGATTAAATATATGTTCGTTGGCTCATTGGCAAGTTCCTTTATTCTCTTGGGCATCGCATTGCTTTATGGTCAGTATGGAACGCTTACAATGAGCTATCTCGCCATAAAAATAGCCGAAAATCCAACACTTGTGGCAAAAGTGGCTTTGGCTTTCCTTATTGGTGGGCTGCTCTTTAAGAGTGGTGCGGTTCCGGTTCACATGTGGCTAGCTGATGCACACCCGGCAGCTCCAAGTTCAATCTCTGCAATGCTCTCGGGATTAGTCATCAAAGCTGGTGGAGTTTATGCTATAGCAAGGATAATATTCAGCATTTTCAATCCAGGATTGCACACATACTTGAGAACATTCAATGCTCCCGCAATCAATATGGACGTAATTGGCTGGGTTATAGTGTTCTTTGCTTGCTTAACACTTCTTGTGGGAAATGCCATGGCGGTAGTGCAGACTGACATGAAGAGGCTTTTTGCCTTCTCAAGTGTAGGTCAAATAGGATATATCATGCTTGGAATTGGAATCGGAGTCCTCGCTTATGGCACTAGAGCAGGGGAATTAGCGCTGGCTGGAGCGATATACCACATAGTGAACCACGCATTGATAAAGGCTCTCCTCTTCCTTGTGGCGGGAGTTGTTATCCATGAAGTTGGCACAAAGAACCTTAATGAATTGAGTGGACTGGCAAAAAGAATGCCGTTGACGACGTTCTTCTTTATAATTGGAGCAGCTGCGATAATAGGTCTCCCACCGCTAAATGGGTTTGCGAGCAAGTGGATCATTTACGAAAGCTCCGCTATGTACAATCCAATCTTAGCTGCCATTGCCGTTGTTGGCACAGTGTTCTCTCTTGCAGCATACACTAAAGTGCTCTTCACGTTCTTGGGCAAAGAGAGTGAGAGAGTAAGGGACGCAAAGGAACCAGAAAAGAGCATGTTACTTCCAATGCTGATCCTAGTGGTAGCAATAATCGTGATGGGGCTCCTTCCATGGCAAATAAGCGACAAAATAATGATACCGGCTGCAAAAATGCTTGAACAACTCAATGGTGAGTACATACTTGCTCTCTTAAAATTCATTGGAGGTGCATGA
- a CDS encoding NADH-quinone oxidoreductase subunit K translates to MIPLQFVTAFLMIFMGIYAFLYKRNLIKLILALNLIDAGIHLLLISLGYRLENGVLPTAPIYTGYETLKGTPMVGPIPQALVLTSIVIGVCVLSLAMALTINAYRHYGTLDVNKLRRLRG, encoded by the coding sequence GTGATACCTCTCCAATTTGTTACAGCATTTTTAATGATTTTCATGGGCATTTATGCGTTCTTGTACAAGAGGAACCTCATCAAGCTAATCTTGGCTCTCAATTTAATTGATGCAGGCATACACCTCTTGCTGATAAGTCTTGGATACAGATTGGAAAACGGAGTTTTACCCACGGCACCAATTTACACCGGGTATGAAACATTAAAGGGCACTCCAATGGTTGGTCCAATACCACAGGCTTTAGTGCTCACAAGCATAGTCATTGGAGTTTGTGTGCTTTCATTGGCGATGGCACTGACAATAAACGCCTACAGACACTACGGAACACTTGATGTTAACAAGTTAAGGAGGTTGAGAGGATGA
- a CDS encoding Na(+)/H(+) antiporter subunit B: MGSDMGLIVKTMARATIPLIGIFGAYVISHGHLTPGGGFQGGATIAGAGILFLIAFGINEAKEKINKSLYSALEGLGGLVFLAAGMLGLGVAFFYNTLWHNGPIFNGEPGTLLSAGYLPIMNLAVGLKVYTGLVSAVFAMALFRRWRK, encoded by the coding sequence ATGGGGAGTGACATGGGGCTTATAGTTAAAACAATGGCGAGGGCTACGATACCTCTCATTGGGATCTTTGGAGCTTACGTGATCTCTCATGGTCACCTTACCCCCGGAGGAGGCTTTCAGGGAGGAGCAACAATTGCTGGAGCAGGGATATTGTTCCTTATAGCATTTGGTATCAATGAGGCCAAAGAAAAGATAAACAAAAGCTTATATTCTGCCCTTGAGGGGTTAGGAGGGCTAGTTTTTCTAGCAGCAGGCATGCTTGGTCTTGGTGTAGCGTTCTTTTACAACACATTGTGGCACAACGGCCCAATTTTCAATGGAGAACCAGGTACACTTCTCTCAGCGGGTTACCTCCCAATAATGAACTTAGCTGTAGGGCTGAAGGTTTATACTGGACTAGTGAGCGCTGTTTTCGCAATGGCCCTTTTTAGGAGGTGGAGGAAGTGA
- the mbhE gene encoding hydrogen gas-evolving membrane-bound hydrogenase subunit E, producing MRRTFGALSLLFIFGILLLIANPNYGLKFGLGGEDWQKYRYTDQYYIDHGVEEVGGTNVVTDIVFDYRGYDTLGEATVLFTSIAGAVALLRKWRDENGE from the coding sequence ATGAGAAGGACTTTCGGAGCATTATCCTTGCTCTTTATATTTGGGATATTACTCCTAATCGCTAATCCAAATTATGGCTTAAAATTTGGTTTAGGTGGAGAAGACTGGCAAAAATATCGCTACACCGACCAGTATTACATAGATCACGGAGTTGAAGAAGTGGGAGGAACTAACGTTGTTACTGACATAGTCTTTGATTACAGAGGATACGATACCCTTGGAGAGGCTACTGTTCTTTTCACTTCAATAGCGGGAGCTGTTGCATTGCTTAGAAAATGGAGGGATGAAAATGGGGAGTGA
- a CDS encoding DUF4040 domain-containing protein, translating into MNVLTVDMAIQAGLLIGILLSSYWMITTRDLLSAALASAAMSLLLSLEFYMLHAPDVAIAEAAVGAGVVTAIVVYGISKTERWEREGP; encoded by the coding sequence ATGAACGTATTAACCGTTGATATGGCGATTCAGGCGGGACTGCTTATTGGGATACTCCTTTCCTCATACTGGATGATAACTACAAGGGATTTGCTTTCAGCAGCTTTGGCTTCTGCAGCCATGAGCCTCCTTCTTAGTTTGGAATTCTATATGCTCCATGCACCAGATGTTGCTATAGCGGAAGCGGCGGTTGGTGCGGGCGTTGTTACTGCAATAGTTGTTTATGGAATTTCAAAAACAGAGAGATGGGAGCGTGAGGGTCCATGA